In the Leifsonia sp. 466MF genome, one interval contains:
- a CDS encoding GAF and ANTAR domain-containing protein, producing MTLTREQGILRAFAQLADTLVADYDVVDLLQNLVDLSSRFLGATASGVMLADEHGELDVIASTSEASRLVEVMQLSAYAGPCIESFETGAVVSVADIEQVPDRWQAFRDRALEQGFAAIDAIPLRLRAQTIGTLNLFRAATGDLPEDDLVAAQAFADVATIGILHQRSLAESDAIRQQLQFALNSRIIIEQAKGVVAQTRAVPIDQAFTLIRDYARRNQKGISQVASDIVERRLRL from the coding sequence ATGACCCTCACTCGCGAACAAGGAATCCTGCGGGCGTTCGCTCAGCTGGCCGACACGCTCGTGGCCGACTACGACGTCGTCGACCTGCTGCAGAACCTGGTGGACCTCTCCAGCCGCTTCCTCGGCGCCACGGCCTCCGGCGTGATGCTGGCCGACGAGCACGGAGAACTGGATGTGATCGCCTCCACCAGCGAGGCCAGCCGCCTGGTCGAGGTGATGCAGCTGAGCGCCTACGCGGGCCCGTGCATCGAGAGCTTCGAGACCGGCGCCGTCGTCTCGGTCGCCGACATCGAGCAGGTGCCCGACCGCTGGCAGGCCTTCCGCGACCGAGCCCTGGAGCAGGGCTTCGCCGCCATCGACGCCATCCCGCTCCGCCTCCGCGCACAGACGATCGGCACGCTGAACCTGTTCCGCGCCGCCACGGGCGACCTGCCGGAGGACGACCTGGTGGCCGCCCAGGCGTTCGCGGATGTGGCGACCATCGGCATCCTGCACCAGCGCAGCTTGGCCGAGAGCGACGCGATCCGGCAGCAACTGCAGTTCGCGTTGAACAGCAGGATCATCATCGAGCAGGCCAAGGGCGTGGTCGCGCAGACCCGCGCGGTGCCGATCGACCAGGCGTTCACGCTCATCCGCGACTACGCGCGGCGCAATCAGAAGGGCATCTCGCAGGTCGCCTCCGACATCGTGGAGCGCCGGCTGAGGCTCTGA
- a CDS encoding GAF and ANTAR domain-containing protein, which yields MNKRTTDAPPGDAPQAEYWRPFMEALPVEGTAVSTIGDLLGTETVSASDTVAARLDELQFDLGEGPCWDALRLRRPVLEPDLRRRPQQQWTSFTPAAIEAGVGALFAFPMLVGPLRIGAVDMYAREPVALDEAHTQAATKLAEAAGRTLLKRALDTMGREEPAEDANPFSRRVVHQATGMVLAQLDVSADDARMVIQAHAYATDRSMMEVSRDVLDGRLDFSALDGGDGRSR from the coding sequence ATGAACAAGAGAACCACCGATGCGCCTCCGGGCGACGCACCGCAGGCGGAGTACTGGCGCCCCTTCATGGAGGCGCTCCCGGTCGAGGGGACGGCCGTCTCGACCATCGGCGACCTGCTCGGGACGGAGACGGTCTCGGCCAGCGACACCGTGGCCGCCCGTCTCGACGAGCTGCAGTTCGACCTCGGCGAGGGCCCCTGCTGGGACGCCCTGCGGTTGCGCCGTCCTGTGCTCGAACCCGATCTGCGCCGGCGCCCGCAACAGCAGTGGACCTCGTTCACGCCGGCCGCGATCGAGGCGGGGGTCGGCGCCCTGTTCGCCTTCCCGATGCTCGTCGGGCCGCTGCGGATCGGCGCGGTCGACATGTACGCACGCGAACCCGTCGCACTGGATGAAGCGCACACACAGGCGGCCACCAAGCTCGCCGAGGCCGCCGGACGCACGCTGCTGAAGCGCGCCCTCGACACGATGGGCCGCGAGGAACCGGCCGAGGATGCGAACCCGTTCTCCCGCCGCGTCGTGCATCAGGCCACCGGGATGGTGCTCGCACAACTGGATGTCAGCGCTGACGACGCCCGCATGGTCATCCAAGCGCACGCCTACGCGACGGATCGCTCGATGATGGAGGTCTCGCGGGACGTCCTCGACGGTCGCCTCGACTTCTCGGCGCTCGACGGAGGGGACGGTCGATCGCGATGA
- a CDS encoding NAD(P)H-dependent flavin oxidoreductase, producing MRELLGIEAPVVLGPFGGMSSVELTAAVSEAGGLGSFGLYGLSAERIRAVGDELRLRTSRPFALNLWLPFRAPGEPDAGDGFGRDDVERAIAALRPLFDQAGAAVPEWPIAPLPDFDAQLAAALDARPAALSFVFGVPPVDVVEAAHRRGIRVIGTATTVPEARALEGGGVDAVVASGSEAAGHRPSFLADPADSLVGGLALIPQVVDEVGIPVIAAGGIADRRGVAAAFALGASGVQVGSAFLATRQSAAPPVHRDRIRSALAHETVLTRAMSGRPARGLPNRAVRTIEQSGAIAPFPLQNILTGVFRRRAAETGDAELLSLWMGQSAGLSRHEDAAEVFAELAAGVPGRTEGDS from the coding sequence GTGCGTGAGCTGCTGGGAATCGAGGCCCCTGTCGTGCTGGGGCCGTTCGGGGGGATGTCGTCCGTCGAGCTGACGGCGGCGGTGAGCGAGGCGGGCGGCCTCGGGTCGTTCGGCCTCTACGGGCTGAGTGCCGAGCGCATCCGGGCCGTCGGCGACGAGCTGCGGTTGCGGACTTCCCGTCCGTTCGCCCTCAACCTGTGGCTGCCGTTCCGGGCTCCCGGCGAGCCGGATGCCGGCGACGGCTTCGGTCGCGACGATGTCGAGCGCGCGATCGCGGCCCTGCGGCCGCTGTTCGATCAGGCCGGGGCGGCTGTCCCGGAGTGGCCGATCGCGCCGCTGCCCGACTTCGATGCACAACTCGCGGCCGCGCTCGACGCCCGGCCGGCGGCACTGAGCTTCGTCTTCGGGGTACCGCCGGTCGACGTGGTCGAGGCCGCGCATCGGCGCGGGATCCGCGTGATCGGCACGGCGACGACGGTCCCCGAGGCGCGGGCACTCGAGGGCGGCGGGGTGGATGCGGTGGTCGCGTCCGGCTCCGAGGCGGCCGGGCACCGGCCCTCCTTCCTCGCAGACCCGGCAGACAGCCTGGTGGGCGGTCTCGCCCTGATCCCGCAGGTCGTCGACGAGGTGGGCATCCCTGTGATCGCCGCAGGCGGCATCGCGGACCGCCGTGGCGTCGCGGCCGCATTCGCCCTCGGAGCGTCGGGTGTGCAGGTCGGTTCCGCGTTCCTGGCCACGCGGCAGTCGGCGGCGCCGCCGGTCCACCGTGACCGCATCCGGAGCGCACTCGCCCACGAGACCGTGCTGACCCGGGCGATGAGCGGCCGGCCGGCGCGCGGGCTGCCGAACCGCGCGGTGCGGACCATCGAGCAGAGCGGCGCGATCGCCCCGTTCCCGCTCCAGAACATCCTCACGGGCGTCTTCCGCCGCCGGGCGGCCGAGACCGGCGACGCCGAACTGCTCAGCCTGTGGATGGGACAGAGCGCCGGCCTGTCACGCCACGAGGACGCGGCGGAGGTCTTCGCCGAGCTGGCCGCCGGAGTGCCGGGGCGGACCGAGGGGGATTCATGA
- a CDS encoding alpha/beta fold hydrolase, protein MEQHLTRVTTADGTDIAVGSVGTGRPVVYVSGWLSHLERGWRLPEERAFYEDLARGCRLVRYDRAGCGMSGPARQPPSLSSELEQLAAVAAPLGPEPFDLIGVSLGALVAVAWAAAHPETVRRLVLYGGWASGAEVSPPSAREHVLALVGSHWGLGSDVLTDLFAPDASAAARTEFGRYQRAASDAATAQSLLALSYAIDVRGLLPQVRTPTLVVHRERDRAAPLAQAEALAHGIPGAEFVVLPGRSHLPWAGDAAALAATIRRSLGLRAIRTPAGTLTPRQREVAALVSEGRTNREIGERLGIEERSAEGHVERIRLRLGLRSRAQIAAWWTAQGERAPESLRA, encoded by the coding sequence GTGGAGCAGCACCTCACCCGGGTCACCACCGCCGACGGCACGGACATCGCCGTCGGGTCGGTCGGCACTGGCCGGCCGGTCGTGTACGTTTCGGGCTGGCTGAGCCACCTCGAACGGGGATGGCGGCTGCCCGAGGAGCGCGCGTTCTACGAGGATCTCGCGCGCGGGTGCCGGCTGGTCCGCTACGACCGGGCCGGATGCGGGATGTCGGGGCCGGCCCGGCAGCCTCCGTCGCTGTCGTCCGAGCTCGAGCAGCTCGCGGCGGTGGCCGCGCCGCTCGGTCCGGAACCGTTCGACCTCATCGGCGTCTCGCTGGGGGCGCTGGTCGCCGTCGCCTGGGCGGCCGCGCATCCCGAGACCGTCCGGCGGCTCGTGCTCTACGGGGGCTGGGCGTCTGGCGCGGAGGTCTCACCGCCGAGCGCGCGCGAGCACGTGCTGGCCCTGGTCGGATCGCACTGGGGCCTGGGCTCCGACGTGCTCACCGACCTGTTCGCCCCGGATGCGTCCGCCGCGGCGCGGACGGAGTTCGGCCGGTATCAGCGAGCCGCATCGGATGCCGCCACGGCGCAGTCGCTCCTCGCGCTGAGCTACGCGATCGACGTGCGCGGGCTGCTGCCGCAGGTGCGCACTCCCACGCTCGTCGTTCACCGGGAACGCGACCGGGCGGCTCCGCTTGCGCAGGCGGAGGCGTTGGCGCACGGTATCCCGGGCGCCGAGTTCGTCGTCCTCCCCGGGAGGTCGCACCTTCCCTGGGCCGGCGATGCAGCGGCGCTCGCCGCGACGATCCGGCGGTCCCTCGGCCTGCGCGCGATCCGGACCCCCGCGGGGACATTGACGCCGCGGCAGCGGGAGGTCGCGGCCCTGGTCAGCGAGGGGAGGACCAACCGCGAGATCGGCGAGCGGCTCGGGATCGAGGAGCGGTCGGCGGAGGGGCATGTCGAACGCATCCGGCTGCGGCTCGGCCTCCGGTCGCGCGCGCAGATCGCGGCGTGGTGGACCGCGCAGGGGGAGCGAGCGCCGGAGTCACTGCGAGCGTGA
- a CDS encoding class I SAM-dependent methyltransferase codes for MSRTTTTGDRQATGFAQHPGRGRFNAAFFRLMGPYLERSLHPRKRRVFAGVAGDVAEIGPGVGANLPYLPAGAVLIAIEPNRYMHDGLRTAALRSGVALDLRERTAEQTGLPDASVDTVISSLVLCSVQDPDAVLAEIRRILRPGGSFRFVEHVVAPSGTPTRASQRLFRRPWVWTFEGCSCERDLERSLRSAGFAEVEVEHYRLHTPFLPFNPQIAGVARA; via the coding sequence ATGAGCAGGACGACTACGACAGGTGACCGACAGGCGACGGGGTTCGCCCAGCATCCCGGACGCGGACGCTTCAACGCCGCCTTCTTCCGGCTGATGGGACCGTACCTGGAGCGGTCGCTGCATCCGCGCAAGCGACGTGTGTTCGCCGGGGTGGCCGGTGACGTCGCGGAGATCGGGCCGGGAGTCGGCGCGAACCTCCCCTACCTGCCCGCCGGGGCGGTGCTGATCGCCATCGAGCCGAACCGGTACATGCACGACGGTCTCCGCACGGCGGCCCTCCGTTCGGGAGTCGCGCTCGACCTGCGGGAGCGGACCGCCGAGCAGACCGGCCTGCCCGACGCCAGCGTCGACACCGTCATCTCGTCGCTCGTGCTCTGCTCCGTGCAGGATCCGGATGCGGTGCTCGCCGAGATCCGCCGCATCCTGCGCCCCGGTGGTTCGTTCCGGTTCGTCGAGCACGTGGTCGCCCCGAGCGGGACGCCGACCCGCGCCTCACAGCGGCTGTTCCGCCGGCCGTGGGTGTGGACGTTCGAAGGATGCTCGTGCGAGCGCGATCTCGAGCGCTCGCTCCGGTCGGCCGGTTTCGCCGAGGTCGAGGTGGAGCACTACCGTCTCCACACGCCGTTCCTGCCGTTCAATCCGCAGATCGCGGGCGTGGCTCGCGCCTGA
- a CDS encoding DUF2200 domain-containing protein has product MSHRIFAMPFADIYPLYVTKVERKGHTKDEVDEVTRWLTGYDDAGIEAAIADRVDLETFLTTAPHWNPNASLITGVICGVRVEEIDDPVMQKVRYLDKLVDEVARGKKMSSILRGETAASRS; this is encoded by the coding sequence ATGAGCCACCGCATCTTCGCCATGCCGTTCGCCGACATCTACCCGCTCTATGTGACCAAGGTGGAGCGCAAGGGGCACACCAAGGACGAGGTGGACGAGGTCACCCGCTGGCTCACCGGCTACGACGACGCGGGCATCGAGGCGGCCATCGCCGACCGGGTCGACCTGGAGACGTTCCTCACCACCGCTCCGCACTGGAACCCGAACGCGTCGCTCATCACCGGTGTCATCTGCGGCGTCCGCGTCGAGGAGATCGACGACCCGGTGATGCAGAAGGTGCGGTATCTCGACAAGCTCGTCGACGAGGTGGCGCGCGGCAAGAAGATGTCGTCGATCCTGCGCGGCGAGACGGCGGCATCCCGCAGCTGA